The Candidatus Methylomirabilota bacterium nucleotide sequence GGTCCCGTGGATGGCGTAGTTCCACACCATTGCGATGGGCCGCCCGTCGGTCGCCACGACCTTGAGCACGCCCAGCTCCGGATCGAGCGGCGCGCGCACGCGGCTTCGCGTGATCCCGGTCACCTCGCCGGCGCCGGTGCCCACGCGGGCGGGCGCGCGACGGGTGTAGGCCTCGCGGGCCGCGCGCTCGAGCGCGTCCAGGATGCGCCCGCGCACCGCGGGCACCGCGCGGTCGACCGCGATGAACGCGAACAGGGCCGACCCGGCGTAGGCGCCGGGTCCCGAGTGGGTGTGCGACGCAGACAGCATGAGGCCGGCCGGATTGACGCCCGCCCGCACGAGGCGGTCGCGAAGCTCGACGACCAGGCTCGGGTCGGCCCCCACGAGATCGACGGCGAGCCAGATCAGGACCGCCCGCCCGTCGTCGAGCAGCAACGCGCGCGCCTTCACGGCGTCGTGCACGCCCTGTGACGGGCGGAACCAGAAGGCGTAGGGATGGCGGTCGAGCACGTCGGGAATCCACGCCCGGCGGGGGAAGCCGCCATAGCCGGCCAGCGGCGTGCCGTCGGGCACCCCGATGTCCACGGAGGCGGCGCCGGCCAGCAGCCGGGGGGCGGGCGCGGCGGCGGCCGGCCCCGCCGCGAGCAGGGCGAGCAGCGCCACCACCCACGCGCCGCGACGGCAGGCCGCCATCAGGCGGCGCACAAATCCGCGATGAGCAGAGCCAGCTCGGGCCGGGGCGCGCCGCCCAGCTTGAGGCGGCGCTCGACTTCCCAGCAGCGCGCGAGGCGTCGCGGCGCCGCGCCGTCGCGGAGCGCGCGGGCGAGCGCCACCACCGCCGCCGCGGCGGGCGGCGGGCGGCGCAGGAGCCGCGCCACCTCGTCCTCGCGCCGCCCCTCGCGCAGCCACTCGCGGGCCTGCCAGACGGAGCGGGCCTCGCGCGCCAGCATCCCGAGCACGGCGAGCGGCTCCTCGCCGGCGGTGAGGAGCGCGCCCAGCACGGTCTGGGCCGCGCCCACGTCGCGCTCGGCCACCGCGCGCGTGAGCTCGAAGATGTGGTGCAGGCGGTGCGCCCCGACCACCGCGCGCACCTCGCGCGGCGTGACGCGGCGGTTGTCCGGCCCGCCCGCGAGCGCGGCCTTGGTCACCTCGCCGGCGAGGGTCGTGAGATCGTCGCCCACCAGCTCCACGAGCAGCGCGGCGGCGTCTTCGCTCAATTCGTAGCCCTGGGCGCCCGCGCGCGTCCGAAGCCAGGTTACGAGGGCCCGCCCCACCGGCCGGGGCAGCTCGACCACCGCCGACGCGGGGACGGCGCGGAGGAGCCAGTGCCCGGCGGCCAGCTCCACTCCGGCCAGGAGCAGGAGCACGGAAGTCGGGTTGGGCGCCGCCACGTACTCGGCGAGCGGCTCCCCCGCCTTGGCGGTGAGCGCCTCCACCCCGCGCGCGATCACGAGCCGGCGTCCCCCGAGGAAGGGTAGCGTCAGCGCGGAGCGCACCAGCGCCTCGGCGCCCGCCTCGCGCGCGTCGACCGCCTCGCGCGACAGGGCCGCGTCGGCAGGATCGGGAAAGAGGGCGCGGGTGACGGCGGCGACCAGGTCTTCGAGGAGGACGGGCTCGGCGCCGTGGACCAAGACCACCGCCGGCGTGCGTCCCGCCTCGGCGGCGCGGAGAAGCCCCGCGTAGTCCACTAGCGGGCGCTCACTAGAAGCGGTCCACCACCAGGTTCACGACCTTCCTGCCGATGTCTTGAGCGGCCTGACGAACGGCTCCCTCCTCGCGGCTGATCGTGGCGGAGACCTCGAAGGGCACGTTGAAGTCCGCGATCTCCTGCAGCCCGTGTTGACGGAACAGCGTTTCGCCCTGCTTGACGTCGCGGAACTCGATGTTGAGGGTGACGCTGAGCCGGTACTGCCGGATGTTGATCCTTCGGTCTACGGAGATGGACTGCACGTCGTAGCCCACCACCTCGCCCTCCAGAATGGAGTCGGCCTGCCCGACGGGGACCACGCGAAGCTTGCCGCTGGTGGTGAAGGCATTCACCACGGCGGCGGTCACCGTGCTCTCGACCGCGGGCTCGTGCGTGCTGTTCTTGAACGTGGGCACCGCGACGGTCCTGATGTGCGACGGGAGATTCCCCTTCGTGCTGTACCCACAGGCGGCGGGAACCGTCAGCGCGGCCAGGAGCACGACGCCGAGAAGGAACCGGCTCAAGCCCGAGTGACCACGTTCACGAGGCGTCCGGGGACCACGACGACCTTCGCGACCTGGCGGCCGTCGAGCCAGGGGCGCACCTTCGCGTCGGCAAGCGCCTTGTCCTGCACGTCACGCTCGGCGGCGGAGACGTCCACGGTGAGGCGGCTGCGCACCTTGCCGTCCACCTGCACGATGATCACGACCTCCTCCCGCTTGAGCGCGGCGGGATCGGCGACGGGCCACGCGCGGCGGAACAGGCTCTCGCGGTGCCCGAGCGCGCTCCACAGCTCCTCGGCGATGTGCGGCGTCACCGGGCCCAGGAGCAGGAGCATGGTTTCCACCGCCTCGCGGAGGAGGCGCTGCCGCTCCGCGCGCCCCATGCTGTCCATGGAGTCACGGTCGAAGTCGTGCAGCGCGTTCACGAGCTCCATCACCGCGCTGATGGCGGTGTTGAAGTGAAAGTCCTTGTCGATGTCCTCGGTCACCCGGGCGATGGTCTCGTGGACGACGCGCCGGAACGCGCGACCGGCGTCGGAGAGCTCACCCGGGGACGCTGCCCCCTCCGCGGCCTGCAGCTCGTCCCGGTGCGCGTGCACGAAGCGCCACACGCGGTTGAGGAAGCGCGAGGCGCCTTCCACCCCGCGGTCGTTCCAGTCGAGATCCTTTTCCGGCGGCGCCGCGAACAGGGAAAACAGGCGCGCGGTGT carries:
- a CDS encoding LptE family protein translates to MSRFLLGVVLLAALTVPAACGYSTKGNLPSHIRTVAVPTFKNSTHEPAVESTVTAAVVNAFTTSGKLRVVPVGQADSILEGEVVGYDVQSISVDRRINIRQYRLSVTLNIEFRDVKQGETLFRQHGLQEIADFNVPFEVSATISREEGAVRQAAQDIGRKVVNLVVDRF
- the holA gene encoding DNA polymerase III subunit delta, producing the protein MDYAGLLRAAEAGRTPAVVLVHGAEPVLLEDLVAAVTRALFPDPADAALSREAVDAREAGAEALVRSALTLPFLGGRRLVIARGVEALTAKAGEPLAEYVAAPNPTSVLLLLAGVELAAGHWLLRAVPASAVVELPRPVGRALVTWLRTRAGAQGYELSEDAAALLVELVGDDLTTLAGEVTKAALAGGPDNRRVTPREVRAVVGAHRLHHIFELTRAVAERDVGAAQTVLGALLTAGEEPLAVLGMLAREARSVWQAREWLREGRREDEVARLLRRPPPAAAAVVALARALRDGAAPRRLARCWEVERRLKLGGAPRPELALLIADLCAA
- a CDS encoding neutral/alkaline non-lysosomal ceramidase N-terminal domain-containing protein; translated protein: MAACRRGAWVVALLALLAAGPAAAAPAPRLLAGAASVDIGVPDGTPLAGYGGFPRRAWIPDVLDRHPYAFWFRPSQGVHDAVKARALLLDDGRAVLIWLAVDLVGADPSLVVELRDRLVRAGVNPAGLMLSASHTHSGPGAYAGSALFAFIAVDRAVPAVRGRILDALERAAREAYTRRAPARVGTGAGEVTGITRSRVRAPLDPELGVLKVVATDGRPIAMVWNYAIHGTALGRDNLLVSGDLMAEASRRIEQRLGVPALFVNGAVGDVSPTARGWSGAAQIGERLAREALAVWERVAPESDASLELATGRAALPAPAVSARNCLGRWLPGWLRLGLGAALPRTAELLAVRIGGGAWVSVPGELQTRLGREVKAARMGRFEHVFVAGVSNDYLGYFLDADAYAHPSYVACASLYGERGGELLRDAAVGLLARLGAAAEAGRR